A DNA window from Sphingopyxis sp. CCNWLW2 contains the following coding sequences:
- a CDS encoding (d)CMP kinase: MIIAVDGPTASGKGTIAKGLAAHFGLPVLDTGLLYRAVGYQTQLNHGDPDSAVDALAACDFPDSLLDDPALRFESTGSLASRASVHPGVRAALFQRQVDFANQPGGAVLDGRDIGTVIAPHADAKLFVTASPEERARRRHAEMRGRGVDVTYDAVLADVHARDARDTGRADAPLMCAPDAMLLDNTDMDRDAALAAAIAFVEERRKACG, translated from the coding sequence ATGATCATCGCCGTCGACGGCCCCACCGCATCGGGCAAGGGCACGATCGCCAAGGGGCTGGCTGCTCATTTCGGCCTGCCCGTGCTCGACACCGGCCTGCTCTATCGCGCGGTCGGTTACCAGACGCAGCTCAACCACGGCGACCCAGACAGTGCCGTCGACGCTCTCGCCGCGTGCGATTTTCCGGACAGCCTGCTCGATGACCCCGCGCTGCGCTTCGAGAGCACAGGCAGCCTCGCCAGCCGCGCGTCGGTTCACCCCGGGGTCCGCGCTGCATTATTCCAGCGTCAGGTCGATTTTGCCAACCAACCGGGCGGGGCGGTGCTCGACGGGCGCGATATCGGCACGGTCATCGCGCCGCACGCCGACGCGAAGCTGTTCGTCACCGCCAGCCCCGAAGAACGCGCGCGCCGCCGCCATGCCGAAATGCGCGGACGCGGCGTCGATGTGACGTATGACGCCGTGCTCGCCGATGTCCACGCCCGCGACGCGCGCGACACCGGCCGCGCCGATGCCCCCCTGATGTGCGCGCCCGACGCGATGCTGCTCGACAACACCGACATGGACCGCGACGCCGCGCTCGCCGCCGCGATCGCCTTCGTCGAAGAGCGCCGGAAGGCGTGCGGCTAA
- a CDS encoding integration host factor subunit beta, with translation MIRSELVQKIASENSDLRVDEVERIVDTFFDSIVDQLASGGRVELRGFGAFSTRSRESRTGRNPRTGAAVDVKAKNVPYFKPGKEMRERLNG, from the coding sequence ATGATCCGGTCAGAACTGGTTCAAAAGATCGCGAGCGAAAACAGCGATTTGCGGGTCGATGAGGTCGAGCGCATCGTCGACACTTTCTTCGATTCCATCGTCGATCAGCTCGCTTCGGGCGGGCGTGTCGAACTGCGTGGCTTCGGCGCCTTCTCCACCCGGTCGCGCGAATCGCGCACCGGCCGCAACCCCCGGACGGGCGCGGCGGTCGACGTGAAGGCGAAAAACGTGCCCTATTTCAAACCGGGCAAGGAAATGCGCGAACGCCTGAACGGCTAA
- a CDS encoding ABC transporter substrate-binding protein, whose translation MPFETDTSMIAEKGRRFGGRTLAGLALLSLASCGLFGERGPVKIAAIGTLNPAATPLAGELSSANAALLDATSQGLVRYDGEGQIDTGLADRWTVTTDGRSYIFRLREAKWTNGRKVTAEDVAAILRSYLAPASRHVLKNDFPEVETIKAMTDTVIEIRLSVPQPAILELLAQPSMAIVNKGMGWGPMRARRIGRAVLLSPVPDPLAEDPEAAEAAANDPAASIELVGTSPAGALARFKNGYADGVIGGRFSTLPYFAASNIGRSRLVVDPVPGLFGLSFVRAEGFLAVDANRDALIRAIRRERLIEAFGLAEWQPQVTLRPSLYARDGGPAPLVPAWAEYDEASRLAQAKRVVDAWRGAGRAIEPVRIAVPDTPGGRILFAYVSADFKAIGVPSQRVPMASTADLRLIDEVAPNDDALWALRRLSCRRDTLCNREAQELIDQATVNIDAGQRRVQVSEAEAVLARYGPFIPLATPLRWSVASQRLTGLRANGRAQHPLNHVIALPN comes from the coding sequence ATGCCGTTCGAAACAGACACGTCCATGATTGCGGAAAAGGGCCGCCGGTTCGGTGGCCGCACCCTTGCCGGCCTCGCCCTCTTGTCGCTCGCCAGTTGCGGCTTGTTCGGCGAGCGCGGCCCTGTGAAGATCGCCGCGATCGGCACGCTCAATCCTGCCGCGACGCCGCTCGCTGGCGAGCTGTCGTCCGCCAATGCCGCGCTGCTCGACGCGACCTCGCAGGGACTGGTCCGCTATGACGGCGAGGGTCAAATCGACACCGGCCTCGCCGATCGCTGGACGGTCACCACCGATGGGCGCAGCTATATCTTCCGCCTTCGCGAAGCCAAATGGACCAACGGGCGCAAGGTCACGGCCGAGGATGTCGCCGCAATCCTGCGCTCCTATCTCGCCCCCGCCAGCCGCCACGTCCTCAAGAATGATTTCCCCGAGGTCGAGACGATCAAGGCGATGACCGACACCGTGATCGAAATCCGCCTTTCGGTGCCGCAGCCCGCTATCCTCGAACTGCTCGCGCAGCCCTCGATGGCGATCGTCAACAAGGGCATGGGCTGGGGCCCGATGCGCGCGCGCAGGATCGGCCGCGCGGTGCTGCTCTCGCCCGTCCCCGACCCGCTCGCCGAAGACCCCGAGGCGGCCGAAGCCGCCGCGAACGACCCCGCCGCGTCGATCGAGCTGGTCGGCACATCGCCCGCGGGCGCGCTCGCGCGGTTCAAGAACGGCTATGCCGATGGCGTCATCGGCGGCCGTTTTTCGACCCTGCCCTATTTCGCCGCGTCGAACATCGGCCGTTCGCGCCTCGTCGTCGATCCGGTCCCCGGCCTGTTCGGCCTGTCGTTCGTCCGCGCCGAGGGTTTCCTCGCGGTCGACGCCAACCGCGACGCACTCATCCGCGCGATCCGGCGCGAGCGACTGATCGAAGCCTTCGGGCTCGCCGAATGGCAGCCGCAGGTCACGCTGCGTCCGTCGCTCTACGCGCGCGACGGCGGCCCCGCGCCGCTCGTCCCTGCCTGGGCCGAATATGACGAGGCATCGCGCCTCGCACAGGCGAAGCGCGTGGTCGATGCCTGGCGCGGCGCCGGACGCGCGATCGAACCAGTGCGCATCGCGGTCCCCGACACCCCCGGCGGGCGCATCCTCTTCGCTTACGTCTCCGCCGATTTCAAAGCGATCGGGGTGCCGAGCCAGCGCGTCCCGATGGCGTCGACCGCCGACCTCCGCCTGATCGACGAAGTCGCACCGAACGACGATGCGCTCTGGGCGCTGCGCCGCCTCTCGTGCCGCCGCGATACGCTGTGCAACCGTGAGGCGCAGGAGCTGATCGACCAGGCGACGGTCAATATCGACGCCGGCCAACGCCGGGTACAGGTCAGCGAGGCCGAGGCGGTTCTCGCCCGCTATGGCCCCTTCATTCCGCTCGCGACGCCGCTCCGCTGGTCGGTCGCGTCGCAGCGCCTCACGGGCCTCCGCGCGAACGGCCGCGCGCAACACCCATTGAATCATGTGATCGCCTTACCTAACTAA
- a CDS encoding prolyl oligopeptidase family serine peptidase gives MIRASLAALALSCSITAVATAAPQDKDRYLWLEDIEGTKALDWVKKENAATDKLITNRPGFEADRKRAREILDDDRQIAMPGEVMGDTITNFWRDAANPRGIWRQSPLDAYLAGKPVWTVLIDVDALGKAEKQSWVWHGANCLAPDYKRCLVSLSPGGTDADIVREWDRTTKSFVTGGFALPQAKSSVTWENADTLLVATDYGAGSMTASGYPRIVKRWKRGTPLASAETVAEGEQEDVGMNVFAFTDGDKRWPMISRGKTFYTTDIKLRNIDGSRYISTIVPDTASVRDVVDGQLIIFLNKDWANIPAGSLVSLSLADMSADRQVPIVTAMTPTKAQAIENVSATDNILWVKALDDVEGKLFALRRDPASGQWSQKEVALADKATVTIAGTIGRRDIVLATAETMLMPPTLYAVGETGAPQAVQSLPATFDAKEMFVEKRFATSKDGTRVPYFLVLKKSDSEAPVPALIHAYGGFRSAQTPGYLTGQPYRAGPLGLFWVEDGNAYVLAGIRGGGEYGPAWHQAALREKRQASFDDLHAVAEDLVKTGVSAKGKIAISGRSNGGVLVGAAMTQRPDLYGAVISGSPIKDMWRYDKMLAGASWVAEYGDPDVPEDWAFLSKYSPYHNIRKGVKYPPTFLYLSTKDDRVHPGHARKYAARLMENGNRVYYHEYLEGGHSVGADHAEDAVRAAMLHGFLLRELVEKK, from the coding sequence ATGATCCGCGCCAGCCTTGCCGCGCTTGCCCTCAGCTGTTCGATCACCGCCGTCGCCACCGCCGCGCCGCAAGACAAGGACCGGTACCTCTGGCTTGAGGATATCGAGGGCACAAAGGCTCTCGACTGGGTCAAAAAGGAAAATGCGGCCACCGATAAGCTGATCACGAACCGCCCGGGTTTCGAGGCCGATCGCAAGCGCGCGCGCGAAATTCTCGACGACGACCGCCAGATCGCGATGCCCGGCGAGGTGATGGGCGATACGATCACCAATTTCTGGCGCGACGCCGCCAACCCGCGCGGCATCTGGCGCCAGAGCCCGCTCGACGCTTACCTCGCCGGCAAGCCCGTCTGGACGGTGCTGATCGACGTCGACGCGCTCGGCAAGGCCGAAAAACAGAGCTGGGTCTGGCACGGCGCCAACTGCCTCGCGCCCGATTACAAACGCTGCCTCGTCTCGCTGAGCCCCGGCGGCACCGACGCCGACATCGTCCGCGAATGGGACCGCACGACCAAAAGCTTCGTCACCGGCGGCTTCGCACTGCCGCAGGCGAAGAGCAGCGTGACATGGGAAAATGCCGACACCCTGCTCGTCGCGACCGACTATGGCGCGGGTAGCATGACCGCGTCGGGCTATCCGCGCATCGTCAAGCGCTGGAAACGCGGCACTCCGCTCGCGTCGGCCGAAACCGTGGCCGAAGGCGAGCAGGAAGACGTCGGCATGAACGTCTTCGCCTTCACCGACGGCGACAAGCGCTGGCCGATGATCAGTCGCGGCAAGACCTTCTACACCACCGACATCAAGCTGCGGAACATCGACGGCTCGCGTTATATCTCGACGATCGTTCCCGACACCGCGAGTGTACGCGACGTCGTCGACGGACAGCTGATCATCTTCCTCAACAAGGATTGGGCGAATATCCCCGCGGGCTCGCTCGTCTCCTTGTCGCTCGCCGACATGTCCGCCGACCGGCAGGTGCCGATCGTCACCGCGATGACCCCGACGAAGGCGCAGGCGATCGAGAATGTCTCGGCGACCGACAATATCCTGTGGGTGAAGGCGCTCGACGATGTCGAGGGCAAGCTGTTCGCGCTCCGCCGCGATCCCGCGAGCGGCCAATGGAGCCAGAAGGAGGTCGCGCTCGCCGACAAGGCGACCGTGACCATCGCGGGGACGATCGGCAGGCGCGATATCGTCCTTGCCACCGCCGAGACGATGCTGATGCCGCCCACGCTCTATGCCGTCGGCGAAACCGGCGCGCCGCAAGCCGTCCAAAGCCTGCCCGCGACCTTCGATGCGAAGGAAATGTTCGTCGAAAAGCGCTTCGCGACCTCGAAGGACGGCACGCGCGTGCCCTATTTCCTCGTCCTGAAGAAATCGGACAGCGAGGCGCCGGTTCCGGCGCTGATCCACGCCTATGGCGGGTTCCGCTCGGCACAGACGCCGGGTTATCTCACCGGTCAGCCGTACCGCGCCGGTCCGCTCGGCCTGTTCTGGGTCGAGGACGGCAACGCCTATGTCCTCGCGGGCATCCGCGGGGGCGGCGAATATGGCCCCGCCTGGCACCAGGCGGCGCTGCGCGAAAAGCGCCAGGCGAGCTTCGACGACCTCCACGCGGTCGCCGAGGATCTGGTGAAGACCGGCGTCAGCGCAAAGGGCAAGATCGCGATCTCGGGCCGCTCGAACGGCGGCGTGCTCGTCGGCGCGGCGATGACGCAGCGCCCCGACCTCTATGGCGCGGTAATCTCGGGCTCGCCGATCAAGGATATGTGGCGCTACGACAAGATGCTCGCGGGCGCCTCGTGGGTCGCCGAATATGGCGATCCTGACGTGCCCGAGGATTGGGCGTTCCTGTCGAAATATTCGCCCTATCACAATATCCGCAAGGGCGTGAAATACCCGCCGACCTTCCTCTATCTCTCGACCAAGGACGACCGCGTCCACCCCGGCCACGCGCGCAAATATGCCGCGCGGCTGATGGAGAACGGCAACCGCGTCTATTATCACGAATATCTGGAGGGCGGCCATTCGGTCGGCGCCGACCATGCCGAGGATGCGGTGCGCGCCGCGATGCTCCACGGCTTCCTGCTGCGCGAGCTGGTCGAGAAGAAATAG
- a CDS encoding ABC transporter ATP-binding protein, whose translation MTAVLEISGLGKTYKSGHTALSDVDLSINRGEIFALLGPNGAGKTTLISIVCGIVTATTGSVTVAGHDHARDYRAARTLIGLVPQELHTDAFETVMATVSFSRGLFGKPRNPGFIEQLLRDLSLWDKRDSKIMELSGGMKRRVMIAKALSHEPEILFLDEPTAGVDVELRRDMWNMVRGLRERGVTIILTTHYIEEAEEMADRVGVITGGRLILVEQKDELIKKLGRKTLTLNLAEQLEAVPVELADWKLALAGDGHELVYEFDSQAEATGVPSLLRRMTDIGVQFKDLHTRQSSLEDIFVGLVHESNGVKGASA comes from the coding sequence ATGACAGCAGTCCTCGAAATTTCCGGCCTCGGAAAAACATATAAGAGCGGTCACACAGCATTGAGCGATGTCGACCTTTCCATCAACAGGGGCGAGATTTTCGCGCTGCTCGGGCCGAACGGCGCGGGCAAGACGACGCTGATCAGCATCGTCTGCGGAATCGTGACCGCGACCACGGGCAGCGTGACCGTCGCGGGGCACGACCATGCGCGCGATTATCGCGCCGCGCGGACGCTGATCGGGCTGGTGCCGCAGGAATTGCACACCGACGCGTTCGAAACGGTGATGGCGACGGTGAGTTTCTCGCGCGGGCTGTTCGGCAAGCCGCGCAACCCCGGGTTTATCGAGCAGCTGCTGCGCGACCTTTCCTTGTGGGACAAGCGCGATTCGAAGATCATGGAATTGTCGGGGGGCATGAAGCGCCGCGTGATGATCGCGAAGGCGCTCTCCCACGAGCCCGAGATTCTCTTCCTCGACGAACCGACCGCGGGGGTTGACGTCGAGCTGCGCCGCGACATGTGGAATATGGTGCGCGGCCTGCGCGAGCGCGGCGTCACGATCATCCTCACCACCCATTATATCGAGGAGGCCGAGGAAATGGCCGACCGCGTCGGGGTGATCACCGGCGGGCGGTTGATCCTGGTCGAACAGAAGGACGAGCTGATCAAGAAGCTGGGGCGCAAGACGCTGACACTCAATCTGGCCGAGCAACTGGAGGCCGTGCCCGTCGAACTTGCCGACTGGAAGCTTGCGCTCGCGGGCGACGGGCACGAACTCGTGTACGAATTCGACAGCCAGGCTGAGGCGACAGGGGTGCCCTCGCTGCTGCGGCGGATGACCGACATCGGGGTCCAGTTCAAGGATCTGCATACGCGGCAAAGCTCGCTCGAGGATATTTTCGTCGGGCTGGTGCACGAATCGAATGGCGTGAAGGGAGCCTCCGCATGA
- a CDS encoding ABC transporter permease translates to MTANWRGVRAIYAFEMARFGRTFWTSLMLPVITTALYFVVFGSAIGSRMTEVSNVPYGAFIVPGLMMLTMFTESISNASFGIYMPKWTGTIYEMLSAPLSPLETVIAYVGAAATKSVIIGSIIFATAHLFVDVQVAHPLLMAAFMILMAVTFCLFGFIIGIWAQSFEQLQVIPMLVIYPLTFLGGAFYSLDMLPAAWRTVTLFNPVVYLISGFRWTFFGKGDVGIEVSMGAVTLFLALCLGVIFWMFRTGYRLKN, encoded by the coding sequence ATGACCGCGAACTGGCGCGGCGTGCGCGCAATCTACGCGTTCGAAATGGCGCGCTTCGGGCGCACCTTCTGGACCAGCCTGATGCTGCCGGTGATCACCACCGCGCTCTATTTCGTTGTCTTCGGATCGGCGATCGGCAGCCGGATGACCGAAGTCAGCAACGTCCCCTATGGCGCGTTCATCGTGCCCGGGCTGATGATGCTGACGATGTTCACCGAAAGCATCAGCAACGCCTCGTTCGGCATCTATATGCCCAAATGGACGGGGACGATTTACGAAATGCTGTCGGCGCCGTTGTCGCCGCTGGAAACGGTGATCGCCTATGTCGGCGCCGCCGCGACCAAGTCGGTGATCATCGGGTCGATCATTTTTGCGACCGCGCACCTGTTCGTCGATGTGCAGGTCGCGCACCCGCTGTTGATGGCGGCGTTTATGATCCTGATGGCGGTGACCTTCTGCCTGTTCGGCTTCATCATCGGGATCTGGGCGCAGAGTTTCGAGCAGCTTCAGGTGATCCCGATGCTCGTCATCTACCCGCTGACCTTTTTGGGCGGGGCTTTCTATTCGCTCGACATGCTGCCCGCGGCGTGGCGGACGGTGACTTTGTTCAACCCCGTGGTCTATCTGATCAGCGGGTTCCGCTGGACCTTCTTTGGCAAGGGCGATGTCGGGATCGAGGTTAGCATGGGCGCAGTGACGCTGTTCCTGGCGCTATGCCTGGGCGTCATTTTCTGGATGTTCCGCACCGGATACCGGCTCAAGAACTGA
- a CDS encoding response regulator transcription factor: MTEVEDSGRRLLIVEDDETFARTLKRSFERRGYAVEVAHSPEEMDALLTAFRPGYAVVDLKLGGASGLACVQTLRASDATMRIVVLTGFASIATAVEAIKLGASYYLAKPSNTDDIEAAFDRAEGNAETPLDARPSSIKTVEWEHIHQILVETDFNISETARRLGMHRRTLARKLEKRQIR; the protein is encoded by the coding sequence ATGACCGAGGTCGAGGATAGCGGGCGACGCTTGCTGATCGTCGAGGATGACGAAACCTTCGCGCGGACGCTGAAACGCTCGTTCGAGCGGCGCGGCTATGCGGTCGAGGTAGCGCATAGCCCGGAGGAGATGGATGCGCTGCTCACGGCGTTCCGGCCCGGCTATGCGGTCGTCGATCTGAAGCTGGGCGGCGCGTCGGGGCTGGCGTGCGTGCAGACGTTGCGGGCGTCGGATGCGACGATGCGGATCGTCGTGCTCACCGGCTTTGCGAGCATCGCGACCGCGGTCGAGGCGATCAAGCTCGGCGCCTCCTATTATCTCGCCAAGCCTTCGAACACCGACGATATCGAGGCGGCGTTCGACCGCGCCGAGGGCAACGCCGAAACGCCGCTCGACGCGCGTCCGTCGTCGATCAAGACCGTCGAGTGGGAGCATATCCACCAGATTTTGGTCGAGACCGATTTCAACATTTCGGAGACCGCGCGCCGGCTCGGCATGCACCGGCGCACGCTGGCGCGAAAGCTGGAGAAAAGGCAGATCCGCTAG
- a CDS encoding DUF4112 domain-containing protein → MAPSTPNPDAIFDALISNRNDPAALRKRVETLEILLERSFIIPGINRPVGLDAIVGLVPVVGDVIAATMGAYLIWEARNLGMPKWKIWRMVGNLGVDTALGAIPLVGDAFDFFFRSNTRNLRIIKKHLDKHHPGTIIIDQ, encoded by the coding sequence ATGGCCCCTTCGACGCCCAATCCCGATGCGATCTTCGACGCGCTGATTTCCAATCGCAACGACCCCGCCGCGCTGCGCAAGCGCGTCGAAACGCTGGAAATCCTGCTCGAACGCAGCTTTATCATCCCCGGCATCAACCGCCCGGTCGGCCTCGACGCGATCGTCGGGCTTGTCCCCGTCGTCGGCGACGTGATCGCCGCGACGATGGGCGCTTATCTCATCTGGGAAGCGCGCAACCTCGGCATGCCGAAGTGGAAGATCTGGCGCATGGTCGGCAATCTCGGCGTCGATACCGCGCTCGGCGCGATCCCGCTCGTCGGCGACGCGTTCGACTTCTTCTTCCGCTCGAACACGCGCAATCTCCGGATCATCAAGAAGCATCTCGACAAGCATCACCCGGGCACGATCATCATCGACCAGTAA
- a CDS encoding ATP-binding protein gives MTRPTIPATTPSRAPAGRRNMTLLIQLRWIAVGGQLATIGIVSGPMGIALPHAPLLAAIMVLIAINFASIALLRRGRAVTNAELTAVLLFDVAALCWQLHHSGGLANPFASLFLLQVVIGAILLTPRSSWAIVVAALAALAALRVDPTPLVLPPAYAGDPMGLYLKGSFVCFLLIAVLFVAFVTRINRNLRDSDAALATSRQRAAEEDHIVRMGLLASGAAHELGTPLSTLSVLIGDWKAAPRLAKDREMQEDLADMDAAVQRCKAIVSGILMSAGEARGEAPQLTTMRASFNEIVAHTRAVRRPGTVEFNDRFGADVAIVSDPALRQVIGNVLDNAAEVSPDWTRFTTSRDGDMLVIEIADQGPGFSPEMLENFGQPYRSTKGRPGGGLGLFLLVNVLRKLGGGASVSNRDVGGALVRIFLPISALARPDGEKA, from the coding sequence ATGACCCGCCCAACCATCCCTGCGACCACGCCTTCGAGGGCGCCCGCCGGCCGCCGCAACATGACGCTGCTGATCCAGCTGCGCTGGATCGCGGTCGGGGGCCAGCTCGCGACGATCGGGATCGTCAGCGGGCCGATGGGTATCGCGCTGCCGCACGCGCCTCTGCTCGCCGCGATCATGGTGCTGATCGCGATCAATTTCGCGAGCATCGCCTTGCTCCGCCGCGGCCGCGCGGTGACCAATGCCGAGCTGACCGCGGTGCTGCTGTTCGACGTTGCGGCGCTCTGCTGGCAGCTCCACCATAGCGGCGGGCTCGCTAATCCCTTTGCCTCGCTGTTCCTGTTGCAGGTCGTGATCGGCGCGATCCTGCTCACCCCGCGTTCGTCGTGGGCGATCGTCGTCGCGGCGCTCGCCGCGCTCGCGGCGCTGCGCGTCGATCCGACGCCGCTCGTGCTGCCGCCCGCTTACGCCGGCGATCCGATGGGGCTGTATCTGAAGGGCAGCTTCGTGTGCTTCCTGCTGATCGCGGTGCTGTTCGTCGCTTTCGTCACGCGGATCAACCGCAACCTGCGCGATAGCGACGCCGCGCTCGCGACGAGCAGGCAGCGCGCGGCTGAAGAGGACCATATCGTGCGCATGGGGCTGCTCGCGTCGGGCGCGGCGCATGAGCTTGGGACGCCGCTGTCGACGCTGTCGGTGCTGATCGGCGACTGGAAGGCGGCGCCGCGGCTCGCGAAGGACCGCGAGATGCAGGAGGATCTCGCCGACATGGATGCGGCGGTGCAGCGCTGCAAGGCGATCGTCAGCGGCATTTTGATGTCGGCGGGCGAGGCGCGCGGCGAGGCACCGCAATTGACGACGATGCGCGCCTCGTTCAACGAGATCGTCGCGCACACGCGTGCGGTGCGCCGCCCCGGCACGGTCGAATTCAACGACCGCTTCGGTGCCGATGTCGCGATCGTGTCGGACCCCGCGCTGCGACAGGTGATCGGCAACGTGCTCGATAACGCGGCCGAGGTGTCGCCCGACTGGACGCGCTTCACGACGTCGCGTGACGGCGACATGCTGGTGATCGAGATCGCCGATCAAGGCCCGGGCTTTAGCCCGGAGATGCTGGAGAATTTCGGCCAGCCCTACCGCTCGACCAAGGGCCGCCCCGGCGGCGGGCTCGGCCTGTTCCTGCTCGTCAACGTGCTGCGTAAGCTGGGCGGTGGCGCGAGCGTGTCCAATCGCGACGTGGGCGGCGCGCTCGTCCGGATATTCCTGCCTATTTCGGCCCTGGCACGGCCCGATGGAGAGAAGGCATGA
- the rpsA gene encoding 30S ribosomal protein S1: MATTAFPTRDDFAAMLDESLGGADGGFEGRVVKGTVTAIENDLAVIDIGLKSEGRVPLREFAMPGQKADINVGDEVEVYVDRVENANGETMLSRDRARREAAWDRLEEEFNKEARVEGVIFGRVKGGFTVDLGGAVAFLPGSQVDIRPVRDVGPLMDLPQPFQILKMDRRRGNIVVSRRAILEETRAEQRSGLIQNLEEGQIIEGAVKNITDYGAFVDLGGIDGLLHVTDMSYKRVNHPSEVINIGDNVRVQIIRINRDTQRISLGMKQLESDPWEGVAAKYPVGAKLSGTVTNITDYGAFVELEAGIEGLVHVSEMSWVKKNVHPGKIVSTSQEVDVIVLEVDSDKRRISLGLKQAQSNPWGAFAETHPVGSVVEGEVKNATEFGLFVGLPGDVDGMVHMSDIAWGISGEEALHLHRKGEAVQVVVLDVDVEKERISLGIKQLEKGAPAVGGGTAAAGSVKKNDVITVTVLEVRDNGLEVQAGEDGATGFIKRADLGRDRDEQRAERYQVGQKFDAMVIGFDRSKKPNFSVKAMQIAEEKEAVAQYGSSDSGASLGDILGEALKAGKKD, encoded by the coding sequence ATGGCCACTACGGCTTTCCCGACGCGCGACGATTTCGCCGCGATGCTCGATGAATCGCTTGGTGGTGCCGACGGCGGCTTTGAAGGCCGCGTCGTCAAGGGCACCGTGACCGCGATCGAAAACGACCTGGCAGTGATCGACATCGGCCTGAAGAGCGAAGGCCGCGTGCCGCTTCGCGAATTCGCGATGCCGGGCCAGAAGGCCGACATCAATGTCGGTGACGAAGTCGAAGTCTATGTCGACCGCGTCGAAAACGCCAATGGCGAAACCATGCTGTCGCGCGACCGTGCTCGCCGCGAAGCCGCCTGGGACCGCCTCGAAGAAGAATTCAACAAGGAAGCCCGCGTCGAAGGCGTCATCTTCGGCCGCGTCAAGGGCGGCTTCACCGTCGACCTCGGCGGCGCCGTGGCGTTCCTTCCCGGTTCGCAGGTCGACATCCGCCCCGTGCGCGACGTCGGCCCGCTCATGGACCTGCCGCAGCCCTTCCAGATCCTCAAGATGGATCGCCGCCGCGGCAACATCGTCGTGTCGCGCCGCGCCATCCTCGAAGAAACGCGCGCCGAACAGCGCTCGGGCCTGATCCAGAACCTCGAAGAAGGCCAGATCATCGAAGGCGCCGTCAAGAACATCACCGACTATGGTGCGTTCGTCGACCTCGGCGGCATCGACGGCCTGCTCCATGTCACCGACATGAGCTACAAGCGCGTCAACCACCCGAGCGAAGTCATCAACATCGGTGACAATGTCCGCGTCCAGATCATCCGCATCAACCGCGACACGCAGCGCATCAGCCTCGGCATGAAGCAGCTCGAAAGCGATCCGTGGGAAGGCGTCGCCGCCAAGTACCCCGTCGGTGCGAAGCTGTCGGGCACGGTCACGAACATCACCGATTATGGTGCGTTCGTCGAACTCGAAGCCGGCATCGAAGGCCTGGTCCACGTCAGCGAAATGTCGTGGGTCAAGAAGAACGTCCACCCCGGCAAGATCGTTTCGACCAGCCAGGAAGTCGACGTCATCGTCCTCGAAGTCGACAGCGACAAGCGCCGCATCTCGCTCGGCCTCAAGCAGGCTCAGTCGAACCCCTGGGGCGCATTCGCCGAAACCCACCCGGTGGGCTCGGTCGTCGAAGGCGAAGTCAAGAACGCGACCGAATTCGGTCTGTTCGTCGGCCTGCCGGGCGACGTCGACGGCATGGTTCACATGTCGGACATCGCTTGGGGCATCTCGGGCGAAGAAGCACTGCACCTCCACCGCAAGGGCGAGGCCGTGCAGGTCGTCGTTCTCGACGTCGACGTCGAGAAGGAACGCATCAGCCTCGGCATCAAGCAGCTTGAAAAGGGTGCTCCGGCCGTTGGCGGCGGCACCGCCGCTGCCGGTTCGGTGAAGAAGAACGACGTCATCACCGTCACCGTCCTCGAAGTCCGCGACAACGGCCTCGAAGTCCAGGCTGGCGAAGATGGCGCCACCGGCTTCATCAAGCGCGCCGACCTTGGCCGCGACCGCGACGAACAGCGCGCCGAACGTTACCAGGTCGGCCAGAAGTTCGATGCGATGGTCATCGGCTTCGACCGTTCGAAAAAGCCGAACTTCTCGGTCAAGGCGATGCAGATCGCCGAAGAGAAGGAAGCCGTCGCGCAGTACGGTTCGTCGGACTCGGGTGCGTCGCTCGGCGACATCCTCGGCGAGGCGCTGAAGGCCGGCAAGAAGGATTAA